Proteins from a genomic interval of Aspergillus flavus chromosome 7, complete sequence:
- a CDS encoding putative early growth response protein 3, egr-3 — protein sequence MASSLSRGRRRSRKTSQEERICSVCSQSFKKAEHLARHFRSHTKERPFMCQVCGKLYARQDTLLRHARSQHLGTQPHQHPVHGNSAPTSPPISDPVSHLATLERPATDQVCASIDSIIPAPEQVLHELQFSSLDHDSNTATTPSLVHYPQHVDVRAPTTRNILENDNNSVPAFLATEMGGSRSWPHHMERPVGGGFPFVTPLGKL from the exons ATGGCCTCCTCATTGAGCCGCGGACGACGTCGTTCGCGCAAGACCTCACAAGAGGAGCGGATCTGCTCGGTTTGCTCCCAGTCGTTCAAGAAGGCCGAACACCTGGCTCGCCATTTTAGGTCCCACACCAAGGAAAGACCCTTCATGTGTCAGGTATGCGGCAAGCTATATGCCAGACA GGATACTCTCTTGCGCCATGCTCGCTCACAACACCTGGGTACCCAACCCCATCAACACCCAGTCCATGGAAACAGCGCCCCGACAAGCCCCCCGATAAGCGATCCGGTCTCGCATCTAGCAACCCTAGAGAGACCCGCTACGGATCAAGTCTGTGCCAGCATAGACTCGATAATCCCGGCTCCTGAACAGGTTCTACATGAGCTGCAATTTTCATCGCTCGACCACGATTCAAACACGGCTACTACGCCTTCACTTGTACACTATCCTCAACATGTGGATGTGCGCGCTCCTACTACGCGCAATATTCTCGAAAATGACAACAACTCAGTACCCGCCTTTCTCGCAACTGAAATGGGCGGTTCCAGGTCCTGGCCCCACCATATGGAACGGCCAGTGGGAGGAGGATTTCCCTTCGTTACTCCCTTGGGAAAGCTTTGA
- a CDS encoding fungal-specific transcription factor encodes MSAIQNISCGRCQSKKVRCNRVSPQCGNCEAAGAECVYLPRKPRSKKQVNAPPDKRLLLEIIDRLKRLEEQVGLENTPETEDNGDDTMSISSVGSEAPRAISLDKDPAQVVPSVIRDIVSRIKDEGARSMLLSSVFCHLRQVDSCYFENVRCITAMTSAILEIEQTQSTQSTEPLEDPVIPKDLAKKIIENHYGSYQFPGFEIPLEKSFLCSIPDLIEIPHVQLDCTSQIIYYSVLLRGILLEPEPHPRRGSIMRNLYLKCVALSDEWMKNIQDNPVDFLAASLMTSTALEGYNTDLAWKAFSHTCRISKSLGYFSVDETPSEGDNQPSTPAGTPLHEAEVERNRKRFVFWHILRTDSLFRKSFGKPTLIPAGSWKVHFPDPTINGVDDESSRFIQIHFLISMRLGLIVRKYLDWIDSGPDPDPVSHDATIHTYIDEVQSILSDWDTASLLRTLSNYVDSWLCIDVLVGSYEILIVLHLSKKCDHGHLLPYEAVNLARKSLKIFQSLLGSTSQAFWGISPITMYQFLPFFILCLDIICNPDHENLDEDLGTVTWVCDYVKMAAEGRVELKPVMIIIKEMVTACQKAEMDRLPEFLSWSSILWWQL; translated from the exons ATGAGTGCTATACAGAATATCTCG TGCGGTCGCTGCCAATCGAAGAAG GTTCGCTGCAATCGCGTCTCTCCACAGTGTGGGAATTGTGAAGCCGCGGGAGCTGAGTGTGTGTACTTGCCTCGAAAGCCACGGTCCAAGAAACAAGT AAACGCACCACCCGATAAACGTCTGCTTTTGGAGATTATCGACCGTCTTAAACGTCTTGAAGAACAAGTCGGTCTGGAAAACACTCCAGAAACTGAAGATAATGGTGACGATACCATGTCAATTTCTTCCGTCGGTTCAGAGGCCCCTCGCGCCATATCCCTAGACAAAGATCCGGCTCAAGTAGTTCCATCCGTGATTCGAGATATAGTCAGCCGAATCAAAGATGAAGGCGCTCGATCTATGCTTCTCTCCAGCGTCTTTTGTCACCTGCGACAAGTAGACTCATGCTATTTCGAAAACGTTAGATGTATTACAGCAATGACATCTGCTATATTGGAGATTGAACAAACACAGAGTACGCAGAGCACCGAGCCGCTTGAGGACCCAGTTATCCCAAAAGACCTGGCGAAGAAAATCATCGAAA ACCACTATGGCTCTTACCAATTTCCAGGCTTCGAAATTCCCCTCGAGAAATCTTTCTTATGTTCAATCCCCGACCTAATTGAAATCCCTCATGTCCAACTAGATTGTACATCTCAAATCATTTACTACTCTGTTCTCCTTCGGGGAATTCTTCTGGAGCCCGAACCCCATCCCAGAAGGGGCAGCATTATGCgaaatctatatctaaagTGCGTTGCATTAAGTGAcgaatggatgaagaatatCCAAGATAACCCCGTCGACTTCTTAGCCGCATCCCTCATG ACGTCAACAGCCCTCGAAGGCTATAACACAGATCTAGCGTGGAAGGCGTTCAGTCACACATGCAGGATATCAAAGAGCCTAGGCTATTTTTCCGTCGACGAAACACCAAGTGAAGGGGACAACCAACCCTCCACACCAGCTGGCACACCACTGCATGAAGCTGAAGTTGAGCGAAATCGCAAACGCTTCGTATTCTGGCACATCCTTCGAACAGACAGTCTTTTCCGAAAGTCATTCGGGAAGCCAACTCTCATCCCCGCAGGATCGTGGAAAGTCCATTTTCCCGATCCAACAATCAATGGCGTGGATGATGAATCCTCGCGCTTTATACAAATTCATTTCCTAATTTCGATGCGGCTTGGTCTTATTGTTAGGAAGTATCTCGATTGGATTGATAGTGGTCCGGATCCGGATCCGGTTTCACATGATGCTACTATTCATACTTATATCGATGAGGTGCAGTCTATATTATCGGATTGGGATACT GCGAGCCTTCTTCGAACGTTGTCAAATTATGTCGATTCCTGGCTTTGCATCGACGTGCTGGTCGGTAGCTATGAGATACTTATTGTGCTGCATCTGTCGAAGAAATGTGACCATGGTCATCTCTTACCATATGAAGCTGTTAATCTGGCAAGGAAGTCACTAAAGATCTTTCAATCGCTCCTGGGGTCCACGTCGCAAGCGTTCTGGGGAATCAG TCCGATCACGATGTATCAATTCCTCCCCTTTTTTATCCTTTGCTTAGACATCATATGTAATCCAGACCATGAAAACCTCGATGAAGATCTGGGGACTGTGACTTGGGTATGCGACTATGTCAAAATGGCCGCCGAGGGACGGGTCGAGCTGAAGCCGGTCATGATTATCATAAAGGAGATGGTCACTGCTTGTCAAAAGGCAGAAATGGACCGT CTTCCGGAATTT CTTTCTTGGTCCTCAATCCTGTGGTGGCAGCTGTAG
- a CDS encoding putative kinesin light chain, giving the protein MSGVELLGVLSAVITVLDATTTLYQRARKDIRLSETFEVAARRLPVLLHILQTFKSTLEPLKDSLSSDVCEALEETLNSCEEKARRLSEIFTKVLSGPTDSVSWRQRYSKIVHRLGQRNKVDLLMIAITQDVQLLVNCESIGSVTPSQNTELETILNEMKDHCDTTLLEDGFSLSFHSSGAQNNNVNSGNGQLNTGNGQQINTHARVETQTFNFANTIQNDDFSFRKPLGICLDQAPSMSPGLFVGRDAELRTIRKDLHPSSQGGQRKQQQQQRLAIGGIGGVGKTQIALTYAQTPHASYETVLWFNAATEISLKNSFATAAGLIFGSKVSQSLEGNEAVRRTREWLSDPENSKWLLIFDNYDNPSDFKLDSYYPPAAHGAIIITTRQADQVTGRTALFDIKPFQSVDNSLTILETRSERDDLLSDIFAVQLAERLAGLPLALATAGAYLRKSPFTFQRYLQEYENRWNIDPHRPVKLQEYQERTLYTTWEISYNRLMKDDTEAAAMLRILAYFDNQSLWYELFCAGLKHGCPLYEVISNDVSFNGAMTVLAEYSFLEFHPALKEWSMHKCVHDWVSASLGKAVGPQGYWYAFDCVSEFIEKSDGESLAYPHYSRYVPHAKHLGQSRFLKSDIIQMITPERLGAVRVITSLLQYQAQYESAERLLRSFLQSQAAHDPDNEVNLLIMDDLGYICLQQVKDSEAKELLGRALAGLEKIPGVNDSSLASIRMNLGHVYTNQGDYQAAEQMYLQAFFGKHVAGDKHIPVALDLLTMVESGLHTSRKHGNFEPLSWVLVISDNEKSFVHKGLVKDFLNVSENICGLLKRTGKTDQAERMLKRIILVRENILGPAHFSTLTSVGNLALLYKDRGKLDDAESLYKRVFTAREKLYGATHYSTIRVLQELGHLQSMQNRFRDAEDSFTRALNELKTTFGQHNERTVRAILDLASLYAQHGKSLAAEQMYTRALTLRETVLGLSDPLTLDIAARLGALYLTMHRLDDAENMLLRALGYPSNLQALSVEAIIGSDAALNLSIVYGLTKRLHDAEGLLLHMSTVIAHTPGPDNHRVLLHVFYNLASVWLVSGQLDKAEKEFIKIREGNKEVLGSEHPLMAAVSEGLARVIFSECVGRVAAMAECKNSENSGKLLKSRCDVRNLDLVHRRYSDSLLIGGYKLQK; this is encoded by the exons ATGTCCGGCGTGGAGCTGCTTGGCGTGTTATCGGCGGTTATCACCGTTCTCGATGCCACCACAACGTTGTATCAACGCGCACGGAAGGATATCAGATTATCCGAGACCTTTGAAGTCGCCGCGCGGCGACTGCCGGTGCTTCTTCACATTCTTCAAACTTTCAAATCGACCTTGGAGCCACTCAAAGATTCCTTGTCTTCCGATGTTTGTGAGGCATTGGAGGAAACGCTTAACAGCTGCGAGGAAAAGGCCCGAAGATTGTCGGAGATATTCACAAAGGTTCTATCCGGGCCCACGGATAGCGTTTCATGGCGACAACGGTACTCGAAGATCGTGCATAGACTTGGGCAGCGAAACAAAGTCGATTTGCTTATGATCGCAATCACTCAAGACGTGCAGCTTTTAGTCAACTGTGAGTCCATTGGGTCTGTGACACCGAGTCAAAATACGGAACTCGAGACCATTTTAAACGAAATGAAAGATCACTGCGACACAACTCTGCTGGAAGACGGATTTTCCCTAAGCTTCCACAGCAGTGGGGCCCAAAACAACAATGTCAACAGTGGCAATGGGCAGCTAAATACTGGAAATGGTCAACAGATCAACACTCACGCTCGCGTTGAGACTCAAACCTTCAATTTCG CCAACACCATACAGAACGATGACTTTAGCTTTCGCAAACCATTGGGCATATGCCTTGATCAGGCACCGTCCATGTCTCCAGGACTCTTCGTTGGTCGCGATGCTGAGCTCAGAACCATCCGAAAGGATCTCCATCCAAGCAGCCAGGGcggacaaagaaagcagcagcagcagcagcgtcTCGCTATTGGGGGGATAGGCGGTGTTGGAAAGACGCAAATTGCCCTCACCTATGCTCAAACCCCGCATGCGTCCTATGAAACAGTCCTTTGGTTCAACGCTGCGACAGAGATATCTTTGAAGAACAGTTTTGCGACAGCTGCGGGACTCATTTTTGGAAGTAAAGTTTCGCAATCATTGGAGGGCAACGAAGCTgtgagaagaacaagagaatgGCTTTCTGACCCCGAAAACTCAAAATGGCTCTTGATATTCGACAATTACGACAATCCCAGTGACTTTAAACTTGATTCCTACTATCCACCTGCTGCTCATGGCGCTATTATAATTACCACGCGACAGGCCGATCAAGTGACCGGGAGAACTGCACTGTTTGATATCAAACCTTTTCAAAGTGTCGATAACAGCCTGACGATCCTGGAAACTAGGTCAGAACGTGACGACCTCTTATCAG ATATTTTTGCAGTGCAGCTTGCCGAGCGGCTGGCTGGCTTACCTCTCGCGCTGGCCACTGCGGGCGCGTACCTTCGGAAAAGCCCTTTTACCTTCCAGCGCTACCTTCAAGAATATGAGAACCGGTGGAACATTGATCCTCATCGCCCTGTCAAGCTTCAAGAATACCAGGAACGTACTCTCTACACAACCTGGGAGATATCATATAATCGACTGATGAAAGACGATACGGAAGCGGCAGCTATGCTCAGAATACTGGCTTATTTTGACAATCAAAGTCTATGGTATGAGCTTTTTTGTGCTGGTCTCAAGCATGGGTGTCCTCTGTACGAAGTGATCAGCAATGACGTTAGCTTTAATGGGGCTATGACAGTTCTGGCCGAATATTCATTCCTCGAATTTCACCCAGCTTTGAAGGAATGGAGCATGCATAAGTGCGTTCATGACTGGGTATCGGCCAGCCTGGGAAAGGCTGTTGGTCCTCAAGGCTACTGGTATGCCTTTGACTGTGTCTCGGAGTTTATCGAAAAGAGCGATGGAGAATCACTTGCATATCCTCATTACTCTCGTTATGTCCCACATGCAAAGCATCTTGGCCAGAGCCGCTTCCTCAAATCTGACATCATTCAGATGATTACGCCAGAGCGACTAGGTGCTGTTAGGGTCATCACCTCGTTGCTCCAGTACCAAGCACAGTATGAGTCTGCGGAAAGGCTTCTGAGGTCATTCCTTCAAAGTCAGGCGGCCCATGACCCCGATAACGAAGTCAATCTCTTAATAATGGATGATCTTGGCTATATCTGCTTGCAGCAAGTGAAGGACTCTGAGGCAAAAGAACTTCTTGGAAGGGCGTTAGCTGGATTGGAAAAGATCCCTGGTGTGAATGATTCATCTCTTGCTAGTATAAGAATGAATTTAGGCCATGTGTATACCAACCAGGGAGACTACCAGGCAGCAGAGCAGATGTACCTTCAAGCATTCTTCGGGAAACATGTCGCAGGGGACAAGCACATACCAGTGGCTCTCGACCTTTTAACGATGGTGGAAAGTGGATTGCATACCAGCCGCAAACATGGTAATTTTGAACCTCTCAGCTGGGTCCTTGTAATAAGCGACAACGAGAAGTCATTCGTACACAAGGGGTTGGTGAAGGATTTCCTTAATGTAAGCGAAAATATTTGTGGCTTGCTCAAACGTACAGGGAAAACGGACCAGGCAGAGCGGATGTTGAAACGAATAATTTTAGTAAGAGAGAATATCCTAGGCCCGGCTCATTTTTCAACTCTTACGTCAGTCGGAAATCTTGCTCTATTGTATAAAGACCGGGGCAAGCTCGATGATGCCGAAAGCCTCTATAAACGTGTCTTTACCGCGAGGGAAAAGCTATACGGTGCAACCCACTATTCTACCATTAGGGTTCTTCAAGAATTAGGTCACTTACAATCCATGCAAAACCGCTTTCGAGACGCCGAGGATTCATTTACCAGAGCACTTAATGAACTTAAGACAACATTCGGACAACACAACGAGAGGACAGTCCGCGCGATCCTAGATCTTGCGTCTCTTTATGCGCAACATGGAAAGAGTCTCGCTGCAGAACAGATGTATACACGAGCATTAACTCTGCGAGAAACGGTGTTGGGATTGAGTGATCCATTGACCCTTGACATTGCTGCCCGTCTCGGTGCTTTATACCTCACGATGCACCGGCTGGATGACGCAGAAAATATGCTTCTGCGAGCACTGGGGTATCCAAGCAATCTTCAGGCTCTGAGCGTAGAAGCCATTATAGGATCAGATGCCGCATTAAACCTTTCCATCGTATATGGGTTGACGAAACGACTTCATGATGCCGAAGGACTTCTCTTGCACATGTCTACTGTCATAGCACACACCCCTGGTCCAGATAACCATCGAGTGTTATTACATGTCTTTTATAACCTTGCATCGGTTTGGCTTGTGAGTGGCCAGCTTGATAAGGCGGAAAAGGAGTTTATTAAAATTCGAGAGGGAAACAAGGAGGTTTTGGGCTCGGAGCATCCACTAATGGCTGCCGTTTCCGAAGGCCTTGCCAGAGT TATATTTTCAGAGTGCGTGGGTCGCGTGGCAGCCATGGCCGAATGTAAAAATAGTGAGAATTCGGGTAAATTGCTCAAAAGTCGATGTGATGTCCGTAACCTCGATTTAGTCCACCGTAGGTATTCTGATTCGCTTCTGATTGGTGGATATAAATTGCAGAAATGA
- a CDS encoding F-box domain protein: protein MQPLVSLISWIPSPWGQTVSSDNRSKRLVSYLEDLPLEILYMIANSLDPATKACLSLCNHHLQSLFGEKRPFPIRTEAWHSFHSNLARARPSLIYCRICAHFHRREDISPPGPAWRTDARFPQHSTDQAMRSLQWCMSVHQTESLYHFNYMHVQLAMKRHYCGPEHGISTDELAHVEVLMFPSRRLTSLLSVDVCVCAAAGGKASLCLRLQNWALIPDFNVHRLPFIRVCGHSSLHAPHVYAVIRRGLETCMWRGFEARESAREMGRQTETETETQSEAPETFHCSPCDTTYQVEVRTCGDEGVAVVVTKWLDLGAGLDPHDDRWRRHILTERHEMKEIVLPPQESTRTRFERDSCVSLEELSRRNSSLLEGRAYTRSMDHWFDNVWVLQGNKRLPIYCYLPPKKNILASHVRFRN from the coding sequence ATGCAACCCCTCGTAAGCTTAATCAGCTGGATACCATCTCCCTGGGGCCAGACAGTTTCGAGTGATAACAGGTCAAAAAGACTAGTCAGCTACCTGGAGGACCTCCCACTGGAGATCCTCTACATGATAGCCAACTCTTTAGACCCAGCTACTAAAGCATGCCTTTCACTCTGCAACCACCATCTTCAGAGCCTATTCGGGGAGAAACGCCCTTTTCCTATCCGTACAGAGGCCTGGCACAGTTTCCACAGTAACCTCGCACGCGCTCGCCCCTCACTCATCTACTGCCGAATTTGCGCCCATTTTCACCGGCGAGAAGACATCAGTCCCCCGGGCCCCGCCTGGCGGACCGATGCCCGCTTCCCCCAACACAGCACCGACCAGGCGATGCGCTCTCTGCAGTGGTGTATGTCAGTCCACCAGACCGAGTCCCTGTATCATTTCAACTACATGCACGTCCAGCTCGCTATGAAACGGCACTATTGCGGGCCCGAGCACGGGATCTCGACGGACGAGCTGGCGCATGTGGAGGTACTGATGTTCCCGTCGCGCAGGCTGACCAGTCTCCTATCTGTGGATGTATGCGTGTGTGCTGCGGCCGGTGGAAAGGCAAGTCTGTGTCTCCGGTTGCAGAATTGGGCGCTCATTCCGGATTTCAATGTCCATCGGTTGCCATTTATTAGGGTCTGTGGACATAGTAGTTTGCATGCGCCGCATGTGTATGCGGTTATTAGGAGGGGGCTTGAAACATGTATGTGGCGTGGGTTTGAGGCTAGGGAGAGCGCGAGGGAGATGGGGAGGCAGACGGAGACGGAGACGGAGACGCAGAGTGAGGCCCCAGAAACGTTTCATTGTTCCCCCTGCGACACCACGTACCAAGTCGAGGTCCGCACGTGTGGTGATGAAGGAGTGGCGGTCGTGGTTACCAAGTGGCTGGATTTGGGTGCTGGATTGGATCCCCACGATGATCGCTGGAGGAGACATATCCTCACCGAGAGGCatgagatgaaggagatcgTGCTCCCACCACAGGAGAGTACCCGAACGCGTTTTGAGCGTGATAGTTGCGTTTCGCTGGAGGAACTCTCAAGGCGGAACAGCAGTCTGCTGGAGGGGAGGGCGTATACGAGGAGCATGGACCACTGGTTTGACAATGTTTGGGTGCTGCAGGGAAATAAAAGGTTGCCGATATACTGTTATCTGCCGCCTAAGAAGAATATCCTTGCGTCGCACGTGCGGTTTCGAAATTAA
- a CDS encoding P-loop containing nucleoside triphosphate hydrolase protein, producing the protein MARLIDNEPNTRVKPMKILCMGMARTGTNSMVLALRKLGFNPYHGSECFKNPPRDFNLWIEAMECNFFNTNQNPRYGREEFDRLMGSYDACLDVPACLFWKDLLEAYPDAKVILTTRDADSWLKSANATVFKFMQTPFFRFWHYMDSVVLGPLFRKSEMVWKIFCNNNYDDAVLKQAYLDHNERIRRAIPEDRLLEFETGKDSWDKICQFLDLPVPDEPWPKAYPTEAFQAHMDREMDNGIRTILQFAVVSLAVGIGAFFAAKRYSLSSF; encoded by the exons ATGGCGCGACTGATCGACAATGAACCCAACACGAGGGTAAAACCCATGAAGATTCTGTGTATGGGAATGGCCCGAACTGGAACAAACT CCATGGTCCTCGCTCTCCGCAAATTGGGCTTTAACCCCTACCATGGCTCGGAATGTTTCAAGAACCCCCCTCGAGACTTTAATCTCTGGATCGAAGCGATGGAAtgcaacttcttcaacacaAACCAAAACCCACGATACGGACGCGAGGAATTCGATCGCTTGATGGGCTCATATGACGCTTGTCTTGACGTCCCCGCATGTCTCTTTTGGAAGGATTTGTTGGAGGCTTACCCAGACGCAAAAGTGATCCTTACAACCCGTGATGCAGATTCCTGGCTGAAATCAGCTAATGCGACGGTCTTCAAATTTATGCAAACGCCCTTTTTCCGCTTCTGGCACTACATGGATTCGGTGGTTCTTGGACCTCTCTTTCGCAAATCCGAGATGGTTTGGAAGATCTTCTGTAACAACAATTACGATGATGCCGTCTTGAAACAGGCATACCTTGACCATAACGAACGAATTCGACGGGCAATTCCCGAGGACCGGCTTTTGGAATTCGAGACTGGCAAGGATAGCTGGGATAAGATCTGTCAGTTCCTGGATTTGCCAGTCCCCGATGAGCCATGGCCTAAGGCATACCCTACGGAAGCATTCCAGGCACACATGGATCGTGAGATGGATAATGGAATTCGCACCATCCTGCAGTTCGCTGTTGTTAGCTTGGCGGTGGGCATTGGCGCTTTCTTTGCTGCGAAGAGGTACTCTCTTTCGAGCTTTTAG
- a CDS encoding uncharacterized protein (expressed protein) → MKLFLFERTPIGDIETLEDDSEALNVAWKSCVRLEERKRYGFGTSPTECFAATDNQHLHSIILAVHIHDSELAKLHYHEPILRHSPEKLPQIPAPELFAASNPKSWKALFTKHQQSTQGISLFPEHRSYLSHKIPENDFPSYTTLESIGASAYKNREIGSSWHAIRQKCDGLLLDWYHNYARASSINDKPDDFCLIILWHSIFMHLYTRFDELECSCGRDGEDAAQKARSYATSWATSGDATRTPLKSNGTDFGHVYLF, encoded by the coding sequence ATGAAgctatttctttttgaaaGAACGCCCATAGGGGACATCGAGACCTTGGAGGATGATAGTGAAGCACTGAATGTTGCATGGAAGAGCTGTGTTCGCTTAGAGGAGAGAAAACGGTATGGCTTCGGAACCTCGCCCACCGAATGCTTCGCGGCCACTGACAATCAACATTTGCACAGCATCATACTGGCAGTTCACATCCATGACTCTGAGCTGGCTAAGCTTCACTACCACGAGCCAATCCTTAGACATTCCCCTGAGAAACTGCCCCAGATCCCTGCTCCAGAGCTATTTGCCGCCTCCAACCCAAAGTCCTGGAAAGCTCTGTTTACCAAGCATCAGCAATCCACTCAAGGCATATCCCTGTTCCCTGAGCACCGCTCGTATTTGTCTCATAAAATCCCAGAAAACGATTTTCCATCCTACACAACCCTTGAGTCTATCGGTGCATCAGCATACAAGAACCGGGAAATCGGATCCTCTTGGCATGCAATCAGACAGAAGTGCGACGGACTATTACTAGACTGGTACCATAATTATGCAAGAGCCTCAAGCATAAACGACAAGCCTGACGATTTCTGTCTGATTATCCTTTGGCACTCCATCTTCATGCACCTCTACACCCGGTTTGATGAGCTCGAGTGTTCTTGCGGAAgggatggtgaagatgcTGCCCAGAAAGCGCGATCATATGCCACCTCCTGGGCAACGTCCGGGGACGCAACACGCACTCCTCTGAAGTCAAATGGGACAGACTTTGGGCATGTCTATTTGTTTTGA
- a CDS encoding putative dienelactone hydrolase: protein MDNVLAKPADLCCLKGAIHSGEPTGAITQIEGIDTYIARTHPERSNGNVILFFPDAFGLHINSFLMMDAFAECGYLTLGVDYFLGDPVTKYSATPLNDPKFDFEAWKTRHLRASEEVAAKWGNGVKAQYGTTDDVKFACVGYCWGARFVCQQLSAEGICKAGAIAHPSFLKESDIFKVKEPILFSVPATDKLFEPTERNSTVEILTENGQQFNMQIFAKVGHGFASRARLTDPYERWAKEQSFKGILDWFDFWLAKM from the exons ATGGACAACGTACTAGCAAAGCCCGCCGACCTCTGCTGCCTGAAAGGCGCCATTCACAGCGGAGAGCCGACCGGGGCAATTACGCAGATTGAGGGCATCGACACCTACATCGCCCGGACTCACCCAGAGAGATCCAACGGCAATgtgatcctcttcttcccagaCGCGTTCGGTCTCCATATCAACAGCTTCCTGATGATGGACGCCTTCGCGGAGTGCGGCTATCTGACGCTCGGCGTTGACTATTTCCTCGGG GATCCTGTAACAAAGTACTCCGCGACACCATTAAATGACCCGAAGTTCGATTTTGAAGCTTGGAAAACACGACATCTCAGGGCCTCGGAAGAGGTTGCTGCGAAATGGGGAAATGGCGTCAAAGCGCAATACGGCACAACCGACGACGTCAAATTCGCTTGTGTGGGATATTG TTGGGGCGCCCGATTCGTTTGCCAGCAGTTGTCTGCGGAGGGAATATGTAAAGCTGGAGCTATCGCTCACCCTTCGTTCTTGAAGGAAAGCGATATCTTCAAAGTGAAGG AACCCATCCTTTTTTCGGTGCCTGCTACGGATAAGCTCTTTGAGCCAACGGAGCGAAACAGCACGGTCGAAATCCTGACAGAGAATGGACAACAGTTTAACATGCAAATCTTCGCCAAGGTGGGCCACGGGTTCGCG TCACGGGCCCGTCTCACTGATCCTTATGAGAGGTGGGCAAAAGAGCAGAGTTTCAAGGGCATTCTTGACTGGTTCGACTTTTGGCTTGCCAAAATGTAA
- a CDS encoding vegetative specific protein H5 has product MHYLDPQSTSFADAIANEPAPHQLGAVKAREAMEILQKHEAAPDILTETFQVPGECGPTSVVIVRSKSLATKQLPMVFYTHDALLISVSPASFAPLLEDLARGTGAAIVFPQYTPAPEKQFPFQFEQTYEVLDYLVRHGSERNLIVQSIALAGDSAGGHMAIALMKMALERSLPAEIAHIVLFYPITDTHKKLESYETFKDGPFLMADTLNWMIDAFIPEEKDRQTALASPLSFLSDDVLSRFPPTTVFLSAVDPLLDDGLAFGRRLQKAGVDAAVIRAEGEMHAFVLLKAIRDSPTARAIMDLTTLRLRTALASPP; this is encoded by the exons ATGCATTACCTCGACCCGCAGAGTACCTCGTTCGCCGACGCAATTGCTAACGAGCCTGCTCCTCACCAGTTGGGGGCAGTGAAGGCCCGCGAGGCTATGGAAATACTGCAGAAGCACGAAGCGGCGCCGGATATCTTGACTGAAACATTTCAGGTTCCTGGAGAATGCGGCCCAACCAGTGTGGTGATAGTAAGGTCCAAGTCCCTCGCCACGAAGCAGCTTCCGATGGTCTTCTACACTCACG ATGCACTACTGATCAGCGTAAGCCCTGCATCCTTTGCGCCGTTGTTAGAAGACTTAGCCCGGGGAACGGGAGCTGCGATAGTGTTCCCTCAATACACACCCGCGCCTGAGAAACAGTTTCCCTTTCAGTTTGAGCAGACTTACGAAGTTCTCGACTATCTGGTCCGCCACGGAAGCGAGCGTAACCTGATAGTCCAGTCGATCGCTCTCGCCGGAGACAGTGCCGGAG GACACATGGCCATCGccttgatgaagatggctttGGAGCGAAGTCTACCGGCTGAAATCGCCCACATAGTTCTCTTCTACCCAATCACCGATACGCACAAGAAGTTGGAATCATACGAGACATTCAAGGACGGACCCTTTCTGATGGCGGATACGCTGAACTGGATGATCGATGCCTTTATAcccgaggagaaagacagacagacagcGCTGGCCTCCCCCTTGTCCTTCCTCTCGGACGACGTCTTGTCCAGATTCCCGCCGACCACTGTCTTTCTCTCGGCTGTTGACCCTCTTCTTGACGATGGGTTGGCGTTTGGTCGGAGACTCCAGAAAGCAGGTGTTGACGCAGCTGTGATCAGGGCAGAAGGAGAGATGCACGCGTTCGTACTTTTGAAAGCAATCCGTGACTCGCCTACTGCCCGAGCAATTATGGACCTGACCACCTTAAGGTTACGTACAGCTCTTGCGTCGCCGCCATGA